The proteins below come from a single Treponema phagedenis genomic window:
- a CDS encoding chromate transporter, whose amino-acid sequence MTIKEKLKILHSLFWAFFKIGSVTFGGGIAMLPILKRDLVDDKKWLTEEEIIDYFAIGQCTPGIIAVNVATFSGYKRLGLLGAIIATVGIVTPSIIVITIIAAFISNFQDIVWVQKAFKGINVAVAMLLIRAVYDFGRKTVFDIATFAIAAAAFIAMAMFNVSGIIIVLCSGLLGYVFQYFKVKAEGGEK is encoded by the coding sequence ATGACAATCAAAGAAAAACTCAAAATTTTACATTCGCTTTTTTGGGCTTTTTTTAAGATAGGCTCAGTAACTTTTGGCGGCGGTATTGCGATGCTACCGATTCTTAAGCGAGATTTAGTTGACGATAAGAAGTGGCTGACCGAAGAGGAAATTATCGATTATTTTGCCATCGGGCAGTGCACGCCGGGAATTATTGCGGTAAATGTGGCAACGTTTTCGGGCTATAAAAGGTTGGGGCTTTTGGGAGCAATTATTGCTACTGTGGGAATTGTAACTCCTTCAATTATCGTTATTACCATTATTGCAGCCTTTATCAGCAACTTTCAGGATATTGTCTGGGTGCAAAAAGCATTTAAGGGTATCAATGTTGCCGTTGCCATGCTTTTAATTCGGGCTGTATACGATTTCGGCAGAAAAACAGTGTTTGATATTGCGACTTTTGCTATTGCCGCCGCCGCCTTTATAGCCATGGCGATGTTTAATGTGTCGGGTATCATTATTGTGCTTTGCTCGGGCTTGCTGGGCTATGTTTTTCAGTATTTTAAAGTGAAGGCTGAAGGAGGAGAAAAATGA
- a CDS encoding chromate transporter, with amino-acid sequence MSLPALFFLFFYIGFCTIGGGLVSISIMQQELVSRGLISPENFYAMVAISESTPGPIGINMTTYIGYELYGVVGDLVVTTGIVLPSLITIVLIAKYSSNFQDTPIVKKTFYGLRAGATGMIAVAAWNVLNVALLTVPRFLSTKKILDIGNWKAIGFFTLLFVLSTIFKKIHPIVFVVAGAILGVLFF; translated from the coding sequence ATGAGTTTGCCTGCATTGTTTTTTCTTTTTTTCTATATCGGGTTTTGCACAATCGGCGGCGGTTTGGTTTCTATCAGTATTATGCAGCAGGAACTGGTTTCGCGGGGGCTCATCTCGCCGGAGAACTTTTATGCAATGGTTGCAATTTCTGAATCAACTCCGGGACCGATCGGAATCAATATGACAACATACATCGGCTATGAGCTTTACGGTGTAGTCGGCGATTTAGTGGTAACAACGGGTATTGTTTTGCCGTCTTTGATTACTATTGTGTTAATTGCAAAATACTCATCAAATTTTCAGGACACCCCGATAGTAAAGAAAACTTTTTATGGCTTACGAGCGGGAGCTACCGGTATGATTGCCGTCGCTGCATGGAATGTACTCAATGTTGCATTGCTTACTGTTCCGCGCTTTTTAAGTACAAAAAAAATACTTGATATCGGGAACTGGAAAGCAATAGGCTTTTTTACTCTTTTATTTGTGCTCAGCACGATTTTTAAAAAAATCCATCCGATAGTATTTGTTGTTGCCGGAGCAATTTTAGGCGTTTTGTTTTTTTAA
- a CDS encoding ISAs1 family transposase, whose product MNIAKMIKKECKADYVLAVKENQKTLYDDISDYFRIDEIRENLTACENYRSTSEKAHGQFETRNFYITDDIAWLSNKSKWEGIKSIGMVETVITKGEKTTIERRYYISSLAAHIDLFMKAVRRHWAIESMHWHLDVTFKEDANTTIDKNAAMNQNIIRKWALAILKRVEHIHGKKYSGES is encoded by the coding sequence ATGAACATTGCAAAAATGATAAAAAAAGAGTGCAAAGCTGATTATGTTCTTGCGGTAAAGGAGAATCAAAAAACGCTCTACGATGATATTTCTGACTATTTTCGTATTGACGAAATAAGAGAAAACCTTACAGCGTGCGAAAATTACCGAAGTACATCTGAAAAAGCACACGGACAATTTGAAACAAGAAACTTTTATATAACTGATGACATTGCATGGCTTTCAAATAAGAGCAAGTGGGAAGGCATAAAAAGTATCGGCATGGTAGAAACCGTTATCACAAAAGGAGAGAAAACGACCATCGAACGGCGGTATTACATCAGTTCTTTGGCTGCTCATATCGACTTATTTATGAAAGCGGTGCGCAGACATTGGGCGATAGAAAGTATGCATTGGCATTTGGATGTTACGTTCAAAGAAGATGCGAACACCACGATAGACAAGAATGCCGCAATGAACCAAAATATTATTCGCAAATGGGCACTTGCAATTCTCAAACGGGTAGAACATATCCACGGCAAAAAATATTCAGGTGAAAGCTAA